The following coding sequences lie in one Rutidosis leptorrhynchoides isolate AG116_Rl617_1_P2 chromosome 6, CSIRO_AGI_Rlap_v1, whole genome shotgun sequence genomic window:
- the LOC139852362 gene encoding serine/threonine-protein kinase STY13-like, giving the protein MSEGLKFPGVMGVHKGNDNYVDMSQVFYHKLGEGSNMSIDSFNSLQMSNGGGSVAMSLDNSSVGSNESHTRILNHQGLKRVKNNYIDAQSVNRGRVSHGLSDDALAQALLDARFPTEGLENFDDWTIDLRKLNMGPAFAQGAFGKLYKGTYNGEDVAIKLLEKPENDLERAQLMEQQFQQEVMMLARLKHPNIVRFIGACRKPMVWCIVTEYAKGGSVRQFLTKRQNRSVPLKLAVKQALDVARGMEYVHGLGLIHRDLKSDNLLISADKSIKIADFGVARIEVQTEGMTPETGTYRWMAPEMIQHRPYTQKVDVYSFGIVLWELMTGMLPFQNMTAVQAAFNVVNKGVRPTIPHDCLPVLGEIMTRCWDGNSDLRPPFGEVIRMLEHAETEIMTTVRKARFRCCMSQPMTTD; this is encoded by the exons ATGTCGGAAGGGCTGAAATTTCCGGGTGTGATGGGTGTACATAAAGGGAATGATAACTATGTTGATATGTCACAAGTGTTTTATCATAAGCTCGGTGAGGGGTCGAACATGTCTATCGATAGTTTCAATAGTTTGCAAATGAGTAATGGTGGTGGGTCCGTTGCGATGTCTCTTGACAATAGTAGTGTCGGGTCAAATGAATCGCACACTCGGATTTTAAACCATCAAGGTTTAAAACGTGTAAAGAATAATTATATCGATGCACAAAGTGTGAATAGAGGGAGAGTGTCTCATGGGTTAAGCGACGATGCATTGGCTCAAGCTTTATTAGATGCTCGTTTTCCAACCGAAGGGCTTGAGAATTTTGATGATTGGACGATTGATTTGAGGAAGCTTAATATGGGACCCGCTTTTGCACAAGGTGCGTTTGGGAAGCTTTATAAAGGTACTTATAACGGTGAGGATGTTGCTATTAAGCTTTTGGAGAAACCAGAGAATGATTTAGAGAGGGCGCAGCTTATGGAGCAACAGTTTCAGCAGGAGGTTATGATGCTTGCGAGATTAAAACATCCGAATATAGTCCGGTTTATTGGTGCGTGCCGGAAACCGATGGTGTGGTGCATTGTTACGGAGTATGCAAAAGGTGGTTCGGTTAGGCAGTTTTTGACTAAGAGGCAGAATAGATCGGTGCCGTTAAAGTTAGCGGTTAAGCAAGCGTTGGATGTTGCGAGGGGAATGGAGTATGTTCATGGACTTGGACTGATTCATAGGGATTTGAAATCGGATAATCTATTAATATCGGCTGACAAGTCAATAAAGATTGCCGATTTTGGAGTTGCTAGAATTGAGGTGCAGACCGAAGGAATGACACCTGAGACCGGGACCTATCGGTGGATGGCTCC GGAGATGATCCAGCACAGGCCGTACACACAGAAGGTAGACGTTTATAGTTTTGGGATCGTTCTGTGGGAACTTATGACTGGAATGCTTCCGTTCCAGAACATGACAGCTGTGCAGGCTGCATTTAATGTTGTCAATAAAGGTGTTCGTCCCACCATCCCGCACGATTGTCTTCCGGTTCTTGGTGAAATAATGACACGTTGCTGGGACGGAAATTCAGATCTGAGGCCACCGTTCGGTGAAGTTATCCGAATGTTGGAACATGCCGAGACTGAGATTATGACGACTGTCCGTAAGGCTCGATTCAGGTGCTGTATGAGTCAGCCCATGACTACTGATTAA